The genomic region TTGATGAATTCATCTCCATGATAAACAGTACACTATGTCCTTAAAAGTCTTTTGAGCAACACAAGAACACTAAACATCGTTTGAATCCTTTCAAACTTGAGACGTCAACATTCTCAATTGTAGTCACCCACAATGTCGGCCATCTTTTTTCATGACAATGATGTGCCTGCCCAGTCAGGTATTAGGTTTCCCCAAAATTCATCAGCACTGATGAAAGCTGCTTGGAATGTGTTTATTCTCATGTCCATCATTGGGAACaatacttttttgttgttgttttggggaGAGCAAACTTAAAAGCAATGTGAGAACCTTCAATCTGGGCTGACAAATAACCTACAAATGCTGATTTTATACGACAATAAACCCTTGTTTGCAGCATATTTTAGTCTATAcctgtatatataaatatatatatatatattgaggaAAAAGGTTCCACAACCCTGTAGTGGGAACACACCAGAAGGCCTTTCGAACACACCGTAGTGCGCCAGTGATGCCTTTTTTTGACATAACCGCAGTGTAGCGATTAACACAGTTGGCCCGGTGACAATGTAAACGGCACATGAGGAGCAAACGGAAGcagaacaaacaaataaatctcTTCTTTTGTCTTGAATTGACATTTATACTTGACTTTTCTATTAGCTTTTCACTATAaagcctattaaaaaaaaaaaaggaaaaaaaggcgTATATAGATGTGTATTTTGCAAAACGTAGAACATTTTATAGCAACTTAACTCGAGTTATGACAAATACTTTATGAAccaatatttatgtatatatggcCGTCATTTCGAAAGTGTTATGGAATATGAAgccttttgtgtgcgtgtgtgtacgtgaaGAAGGGCCTTTGCCGCCAAGTAAACCTAGCTGggagttttctttcttcttcttggaaGTTTTACAATAATCTGCAGaagtatttatggattttttttttttttttttacaactcttTGTATAGAATATGCAAACAAATTTACACTACGGAGAAAATATTGATGTCTACTTAGAtaattaaagaaaagaaaaagctggtacATAATTAATCTTTCTCAATTATATTTTCTGTGAATAACTGACATTAGCGTGACATTATGAGTTGATAGACAAAAATGTATCATTGTTTTGtggctaaaaaaatatatatataaatatattgtgTAAACATGCAGAATGTTTCGTCGCCACTGTATGAGCACGTTAAAACTGTGAGACGCAGCTTGTCTCGAGCTGACCTATTATGGGATGTTCCAGTGTTATCGCTAGCTGTTAGCTCACGACAAAGAACTAGTTGAGTTTGCATGTGCATGTCGCCAATCAAGTATTACGTTTGTGCAATCTTACCCATGTTactatttatttctgtttggtAGTTGCCGTATTACATTTACAGCTTTTTAAAATACTATTCACAGAATGTATGTAGTGTGTCAACAACTAAATGGTGTGTATTATGTTACACAACATTGCAAGATGTTTCAAGACAACCACAAAAGCTGGGAGGTTTTCTGAGGAAAAAGGACTTTCATGGTTTCCGAGAGTTGACCGACCGCGCGTCTGTTTTTCATGTCCATGAAACGGCATTCCAAAATGTGCCTTAATTGTTTGCTAGGAAATAATCTTTTAGTGCTCTAGTGAGGTCTACTTTGATGAATAAAAGTCTGACTGAAAGTCTGCCTTCTGTTTGGCccgctgtgtgtgttttttctcgGTTTGGATCAAGACAAAAAGCAGCGCATGGTGGCCGCCATCATCAGACAGGAAAGGGAAGAAAAGCAACTTTGGTTGAGCTCACTTTCTGGCAATTAATAATGCGCAGAGTGATATTTAACATGAGTTTTAGTGTGACAGTCTACACAAAACACCCCATAAATAACAACGTGATCAAAGTTTGCGTGTAGATTTCCGTCATTTATTACAAAAgcgaaccacacacacacacagctttaACACTCCGTTTCCAAATAATAAAGTGATGAAGAAAAAAGCAGAAATGGTCAAAAGACCGTATCGAAAGGCAGGTTGGGCGCCCGAATTCTGTCGTGTTTGTTACGTCTCAAGCTGGAACAACGTGCCAGCGTCTCCACGGCAACCGCGCAACGTGAGAATGCAAACAAACGGTGGTGGAAGGTCAGCATCCAAacttttttatatttgaaaggGGGGgacggggtggggggtggggggggacagTCCACTATTTACTTCCATAAAGTATGAGCTAGATAAACAGCTGCCAGCCACACGTGAGAGCTCAAAGACATTTTCTGGTGTGGAAGATTGGAGCCAGCGCATGGATGTCACCTGATGTCACTTCCTGCTGGGATGGACAGGAAGCGGTGGTGTCTAAAAAAAGCCACTGGCTGTTTTCCAGGAAGGCTGCAACGCAGCGGGGGCACCAGCCAATGTCCTCAGAGCGGGAATACGGGCCGCTTATTTGGCAGGAAGTGGTCGGGGGGGGATTGTACACTTTAGACTAAAAAGGTCAACCCTGGATTTGCCATCACTTTAGATCGGGGgagtcaaactcgttttttcaggggcccgcattgtagtcattttgagggccgttatgactgtcaacccaaatcaatgtatgagcacctcatattatatatagtATAAGTTACAAAAcagactgacaaataactcgttttcaaatcagacgagtaaaaaactaagtaaaaactggtcaaatattgaaaaaaaaaaagaagatatttttaaaagtgaagacaatttgcaattctagtaatgacacccaAATTTGTATtctcgggccacataaaatgatgtggcgagcCGTATgtgacccccgggccttgagtttgacacctgtgctttagaTGAATGACACAAGAAAGAAATACAAGATGCACACGATTTGGAGAAGTCCTTTCATCCCAAGTGGAAATCTATTTGACTTGCCCGCAATCTGCTACAACTATTTTCTTGATCACGCCGCCATCATGTAAACCAAAGGTTTCCATTTTGGAGACTACGTCCATACCGGACGTTACCCGTCCGAAGACCACGTGCTTGCCGTCCAGCCTGCCGACAAAACATAGgaaattacttctctggttcttctatatcaaacaaatttgttttaggttcatttacctgacatgtttcggtggaatcttccgccttcatcagagtgtcactgatgtgtttgtgactcacctgtcaaatctgacaggtgagccacgccttcatccatcagctgataaagacgcgtcacaaacacatcagtgacactctgatgaaggcggaaaattccaccgaaacatgtcaggtaaatgaacctaaaacaaatttgtttgatatagaagaaccagagaagtaattgaaaaagaaaaaaacaagataaacctagtacaactattacGAAGAAGTTATGGAGAGAACTGCGTCAAAGAGTTTCGCCTCCTTGAAAAACTGACGAAAAAACGAGCTCGCTATAGGAACCACCTGAGGTTCAATCTACGCTGCCGGGATGAAGAAGTAACGCCGGCCAGCCTGACAATCAAAAACCCAATTCCGACAAGGAATGCGGAAAGGATTATAATGAGAGTGCGGATGGCTCTGGCCAAAGAAAGGATACGCTGCACAAACAACAAACTCAACAATATCAACGATGAACTACAGCGACGGACGGAACAATTCAAACACCGGTATGTCCTGGACAATGACACGGAAACAACACTACACGAACATTTAGATAATATACACGAACAGGAATTTGTCGCCACAAAAAACCGACACATCGGGAAATTGGACAGACTCATTGCACAAAAGAAGACACAACCggatcacacacacatcaacgaaAAATGGATTCACAACATGTCACGCCATAAACTCACCCAGGTAGAACGCAGCATATTAGCAAAATGACTCAACTACGCGGTCACATCCAAAAACATACCCCACGATAATTTTATTTTAGCCACGGAGTTAGCATGCGAAAAAATACATAACCCAGGTCAAAAAGCAGCACTACGCAATGAAGTTGCAGGGATATTAAAAACGGCTAAATCACCACCCAGTAATATTACAAAACAGGAAGCAAACGCAATGATCACACTagcgaaaaataaagacattccAATCCTCCCGGCGGACAAAGGCAGAACAACAGTGATTATGGACACGGACACTTACGAAGAATCAATGCAACAGTTACTACAGGACAATACCTAtgaagtaataaaaaaagacccaacagaagacaagaaaaataaagtcaaagcattactcaaaccactactcatggaaaataaaatagacaaacaggcATACAATCACCTAATACCCACAGCAAACATCATCCCCAGAATCGATGGCACACCAAAAATCCATAAACCAGGTACACCTCTCCGCCCCATTGTAGACAGCATAGGGTCAGTCACATacaacctttcaaaagcactcacagaaataataaaaccactattaggacacacggatcaacactgcaaaaactcaagacagcttgccacggaactcgcacacataaaagtacagaaagatgaaatgctcatatcacacgacgtcatttcactcttcacaaAAACGCCCACACAACCCACCATACGCATAGTACATGACAGACTATCAGCAGACAAGACACTCAAGAAACGGACAAATCTAACAGCACAAGACATCACCCAactacttcatttcatcgctacctccacatactttcaatacagaaacacaatatacaggcaaaaagagggattccccatgggagaccctctttctgccatcatgtgcaattttttttatggaagatttagaacagaaggcactcttaacagccccggccggacacatacaaacccactctatggaaacgttacgtcgacgacattctggaaaaagtaaaaacaggacatacacaacacctcacagaccatctcaacaccatagacaccacaggtaacatcaaattcacccatgaagaggaaacagctcgatccatagcctttttagacatcaacatacaccacacagacaatggtgacataagaacaaaagtacacagaaaacccacacacaccgaccaatacctcctctggacatcagaacatcccactatacacaaactgtcagtagtcagaacactatacgaacgtacaacaataatcacagatccggacgacataacacaggaagaaaaatacatacaacacgcactcaaaaaatgtcagtatccacaatgggcaataaccaaaggtgcagaacaggtaaaaaacaaaaaatacaaaacacaggagcaaagaaagaaacaaacaaggaaacaggaacccggcggaatggtgacgttgccgtatgtgagaggaattacggaacgcatcaaaagagccatgaaaaaatacaacataagcacacctatcaaaccacatataacactccgtcagatactggtccacccaaagaacagagtaaatccggaaaataaatgcaattccatatacgaaattccatgcaaatcatgtaataaatcatatatcggggagacagggaggaacttcatcacaataaaaatggaacacaagaaggaatgtgagaaggagacagcaacaagacaaacaagagcagtaaaactacaagcagaacaggaacactacaagtcagccatcaccgaccactgtaaaagggaaaaccacatcatggactgggagaaggccagagtcatccgcactgaagaaaacaaacatcatttGCAACTCCTCATGCAGCATCTGTGCTTTCGTTCACTTCACGACCTTCAGAACGGCTCGGGAGGTTGcgtttcatccttttttttttttttgttgctgattTCATTAACAGTTGTTTTTTGGTTTTCTGTTACAGTTCTCAAAAGGGTAATGTCATCAAGATTAAATGCATTGTGCAACTCCTGGTTAAGTTAATTTTACACTATTAAATGCACCCAATGAAATGACCAGTCCCTAAATGTTaatgtattaaaaataaaaaaaagttttaccaTTCTGTTTTTGTAGTGCTGATAAAGAACTGGGATCCATTGGTGTTTGGGCCTGAGTTGGCCATTGACAGAGTCCCTGCACAAAATGGATGAGAATAAACAcaatcttaaaaagaaaaagatttaattttgtttggtgggtagatctttgtgacttggtcatttcaaaagtgaaaaggtttgggcacccctgcatTATATGATGCACTTGCAAGTTTGCATAAAGAATAACTGGTCCTGGTATTCATTGACACCAACAAGCATGAGATAACtgacattaaaagaaaaaaaacagcaaagaaaTGTTGTGGAGTTACCTCAGttgccagcagagggcagcaaagGATTACTTTTATTCAAATGAAACCCCTCAACTCACTTTACCGTTCCTTGGGGTCAAGGTACAGTTTAATTGCATtattcatgtttaaaaaaatcagGAAATGGCAGAATTTGTGGAAATACGAGAAACCacttcaaagaaaaagaatagaATTGAAGAAAATATTGAACGCACCTGCTCCAGTGTGTTTTAACTTAAAGTTCTCATCCTTGAAGGTTTTTCCATAGATAGATTTCCCTCCGGTACCATTGTGTTTGGTGAAATCTCCTCCctgtgacaaacacaaagtcAACAAGAAAAGTGAAAGAAACAACATGAAAAGTATCTTTTGTAGTCTGCATGACACTAATCTTACTTGACACATGAACTGGGGTATGATCCTGTGGAAAACACCCCCCTTGTAGCCAAAGCCATGCTCTCCTGTACACAAAGCTCGGAAGTTTTCTATGAAattaaaacacattgatgagTCTTTATACAGTTGGAATGATTTTAGAATGTTGTTTTTACCTGCAGTCTTTGGCACCACATCTGCATTGAGCTGTAAGATCAATACCAAAAGAATCACATGGTGTTTACAGGCGCCCTGCAGGGGACACTAAAGGTCCTGTCAAGAGGCTAAACATGCTATCAAGATGGTGAGCTAGCTACCTCAATGATTATCCTCCCTAGCGCCTCACCGTCCGCCTCGATGTCCAGGAACACGACGGGGTTCTCGGCCGGACCGGAGGAGAGCAGCTTTGCAGTGGCAATGCCCAGCGGGCTGAATTTGATTCGGTTTTTGACGACAAACATTGTAGCTTCGGCTTTAGCTTAGCACGTCGCAGCTGTGACACCCATGCTGGTGTGTGACGTCACGGAGTCTCAAAAGGAAGCGGAGGTTTAACAACGACGTCATGCGGCAGAAGGAAGTAATGCAAGAACGTCTTAATTGGGTTAGACTTCATGAAACAAATTTAAGTCTATTGTTAGAACATTTTAATAAAACGATCATAGGTAccctgtattttctttttaaccatGGACAGTGCTGAGTGAGTCTCGTGAAAAATTCTAACTGAGAAATGATTAAATGTATTtgtaattaattaaataattatttgaatattttttttatcaatcagaaataaatattttatatatatatatatatatatatatatatatatatatatatatatatatatatatatatatatatatatatatatatattagaagtTGTGTAGTTGGCGATAGGGCATTTTACAGCATATCCCtgtgacattttattttctgaAATGATTTAAACAACTTGTGCAAAGCATGAGTGTGAAATAAATTAGCGGTATCTCCTATCGTGACAGTGACTAGTCAAGCCCCAAAGAATGCTTAAAACAAATTGTCGGTGTAAATTACagtttagaaacagttaaatttgAGTATCAAGAGGCACGTCACATTGTGTTTCATCGGAATACATATTTATTAGATAAATATTAGGATGTCACGTCATCTAACTACATACAGATTTGCAAGACTAAAAATCACAATGTTTGTCTGACCAATATGAACCGACaccaagagagagaaagacaacTGCCACTTGTTGTGCCAATCACTTGCGATTGTACCTTTATAGTGTTGTTTGCCAAATTGCATAAAAACTATAAATTGGACATGAtgacttttgttttcctttacaAACTCTAAAGCTTTTTCTCCAAGTCCTAATGAAGGGCGTGAATCCTTTTGTAGCACCTTTATAAAGTACACAGGCCATAGAGAAATACACAGAATAATTacacaaaggggaaaaaaaatgtattttgtgtcGTGGGCCCCCCCTCCATGCAAGGGAGGGCTTACATAAAGTCATTTACATCAATGAACAGGCGAGGTGAGCGAGGTCTGCGATCGTCAAACATGATTTCAATTGGGACGTCTGACAGGAGGATGCAAGCTTTACAAATTCTAAATACACTATGCACACTCCCTCTGGagaaaaatgaatacatttctgTTAATGGGTCTCTATttgtcatttacattatttacacacatgcgcgcgcacgcacgcacgcacatcccCTTACAGTCACAACCTCGCAATCCACTCTTGCGTTTTTCTTTTGCATGAATTTTTCTTTCATTGGCTAAAAGTGGACAGTCCAATTTGGATGCAAACATGACTGTGTAGGGCGTATCCCAATGCGGCAGTGCATCGTCTTACATTGAAACTCAAAGGAATATTCGACAAGTAAAGTAAATCATATTTGGTTTGCATAAaaaggatttttaaaaaaaaaaactataatggggtgaaaacaaatatattttgaaCTTCACTGACTGCATCAaacgagaagggaaaaaagaattgTGGTTAAAATACACAAAATGTAGGCATTTTTTGCAACGAACATTTTCTTGTTTAATAGTATCCAAttaatgtatatatgtatactataTATACTATTTTTGGGGAGAAGATGGGGATTTGGACCTCTAAGCTGCTTTTACACATATTTTAGACACAATACCAACACATgacatttaaaattaaaaacaaaaatgaaaggatgacaaggggggggggggggggtatacacTGACACACACGATACAAGGCCAGAGTGCATTTGGAACAGTCCGGAAGTGGGTTTGTGAGTacagtatttgtgtgtgtgtctgtgtgtgagag from Syngnathus typhle isolate RoL2023-S1 ecotype Sweden linkage group LG8, RoL_Styp_1.0, whole genome shotgun sequence harbors:
- the ppifa gene encoding peptidylprolyl isomerase Fa; this translates as MFVVKNRIKFSPLGIATAKLLSSGPAENPVVFLDIEADGEALGRIIIELNADVVPKTAENFRALCTGEHGFGYKGGVFHRIIPQFMCQGGDFTKHNGTGGKSIYGKTFKDENFKLKHTGAGTLSMANSGPNTNGSQFFISTTKTEWLDGKHVVFGRVTSGMDVVSKMETFGLHDGGVIKKIVVADCGQVK